Part of the Usitatibacter palustris genome, CATCCGCGTCGCAGGCCCCGACGGCGTGCGGCTGCTGGTGATCGATCGCATCTTCACCGAGGGCGATCGGCGCTGGATCGTCGATTACAAGACCTCGTCGCACGAAGGCGGCGAGCTCGAAGCCTTCCTCGACAGCGAGCGCACGCGCTATTCGGAGCAGATGGCGCGTTACGCGCCCGCGTTCGACGGCGCGGCCGGCAGCATGGGCCTGTACTTCCCGTTGGTGAAGGGATGGCGGGAGTGGACGGCGTGACCTTGCCCGAAGATCTATCGCTCATCAGCGCGAAGACGCTGGAGCACTACAACGAACGCGCCGTCGAGTTCTGGAACGGGACGCGCGACCACGACGTGAAGCAGAACATCGAGGCGCTGCTTCGCCACATCCAGGGCACGCCGCCATTCGTTGTCCTCGATTTTGGATGCGGCCCGGGACGCGACCTGGCGGCCTTTCGCGGCCTCGGTCACGAGGCGATCGGGCTCGAGGGTTCGCCGGCACTGGCCGCGATGGCGCGCGAGCACAGTGGCTGCGAAGTCCGGGAACAGGATTTCCTCGCGCTGCAGCTGCCCGCGGCTCGCTTCGACGGGATCTTCGCCAACGCGTCGCTCTTCCACGTGCCGCGGCAAGAGCTGCCGCGCGTGCTTCGCGAATTGCACGCCGCGCTCAAGCCCGGGGGCGTGCTCTTCGCCTCGAATCCCCGCGGCCAGAACGAGGAAGGCTGGAACCGCGGCCGCTACGGCAGCTATCACGACCTCGACACATGGCGCGCGTTCCTCGAAGCTGCGGCGTTCGCCGAGCTGGAGCACTACTACCGGCCTCCGGGATTGCCCCCCGAGCAACAGCCTTGGCTGGCGAGCGTCTGGCGGGCGGTTGCCGCGCCCTGACGATGGGGCTGCTCACGGTTCGCGAACGCTTGCCGATGCCCGCGGGCCAGACGGCGGCCGGCTATGTCGCGGCGATGACTCATGAACTCGAAGTGCTCGGCGTCGAAGGCGTTGTCGCCGGGCGCGGGCGCGTCGATTTCGGCGCGATCTACCTGCCGATCGCGACGCGGGGTCGCCTGAAGATTGTCCGGGGCGCGTTCGTGGTCTCGGGTGCACACGTGGACGCGGAGGTCCATTTGTCCGCGTGGTATCCGGTGGGCGTGCTGCTAGCCCTTGCCGTCGTCATCGCCTGGTACGTCTTCGGTGCTTTCCACTGGACCGTGTGCCTGGCCGCGTTCGCGCTCATCATCGTGGTGCCGCAGTACCAGGTGCGATCGCTCCTGAAGCGATGGCTGGAGGACGAGCATCGCCACGGCAGCCGGATGGAAACCGCAGGCAAGCCCTAGCCGTCAGCGATACCCCGCGGCCTGCAGCTCGAAGAGCTCCTTGTAACGCCCGCCCTGCTGCATCAATTCCTCATGGGTACCGACCGCTTCGATGCGCCCGTCGCCGAGCACGGCGATGCGATCGGCCATGCGCACGCTGGAGAAGCGATGCGAGATCAGCACCGCGGTCTTGCTCGTGGTGAGCTCCTTGAAGCGCTGGAACACTTCGAACTCCGCGCGCGCATCGAGCGCGGCGGTGGGCTCGTCGAGGATCAGCACCTGCGCGTCGCGCATGTACGCACGTGCGATCGCGATCTTCTGCCACTCGCCGCCGGAGAGGTCCACGCCCGTCTTGAAGCGCCGGCCGATCAACTGCTTGTAGCCCTCGGGCAGCTTCGCGACGACTTCGTCCGCGAGGCTCTGCCGCGCCGCGCGCTCGATGCGCGCCATGTCGTCGCGCGCTTCGATGAGACCCACCGCGATGTTGTCGGCCGCGCTCAAATGAAAGCGCACGAAGTCCTGGAAGATCACGCCGATGTTGCGCCGGAGCTCGAAGAGGTCGTACTCGCGCAGGTCGTGGCCGTCGAGCAGGATGCGCCCCTCGTCCGGGTCGTAGAGGCGCGCGAGGAGCTTCACCAACGTGGTCTTGCCCGCGCCGTTCTCGCCGACGAGAGCGAGCACTTCACCCGCGCGCAGCCGCAGCGAAAGGTTGCGGACGGCCCAGCGCTCGGCGCCCGGATAACGGAAGCCCACGTCCTCGAAGGTGAATCCCTCCGCGATCGGAACCGGGAAGGGACGCGGATTCGCCGGTGACGCGATCTCGGGCTTGATCTCGAAGAAGGAGAACAGGTCGTCGAGGTACATCGCCTGGCCGGCCACGGTGGAGAAGCCGACGAGGAATTGCTCG contains:
- a CDS encoding class I SAM-dependent methyltransferase, with translation MTLPEDLSLISAKTLEHYNERAVEFWNGTRDHDVKQNIEALLRHIQGTPPFVVLDFGCGPGRDLAAFRGLGHEAIGLEGSPALAAMAREHSGCEVREQDFLALQLPAARFDGIFANASLFHVPRQELPRVLRELHAALKPGGVLFASNPRGQNEEGWNRGRYGSYHDLDTWRAFLEAAAFAELEHYYRPPGLPPEQQPWLASVWRAVAAP